Proteins encoded within one genomic window of Haematobia irritans isolate KBUSLIRL chromosome 5, ASM5000362v1, whole genome shotgun sequence:
- the LOC142239798 gene encoding uncharacterized protein LOC142239798 produces the protein MGQIPPDRVTPFVRPFTYTGVDLFGPFDVTIGRRIERRWAVIFTCLTVRAAHIELAYDLSADSFILCLRNFINRRGTPIRLRSDNGTNFISAQKILKKEDRILNTDELTHEATKYNIEWIFNCPSNPSSGGCWERLIRIIKRLLAKTLKEEKPRLETLRSVLIESENIINSRPLTDIPISSEDDGPITPNHFLLGCLNATQTPSETEEHICLRKQWRIAQNLKKSNVEKMGY, from the coding sequence ATGGGACAAATTCCGCCAGACAGAGTCACGCCCTTCGTACGACCCTTCACTTATACAGGGGTAGACCTTTTCGGTCCGTTTGACGTAACCATTGGACGTCGTATAGAGAGACGGTGGGCCGTAATTTTCACCTGTCTAACAGTCCGAGCGGCACATATAGAGTTGGCTTATGATCTTTCTGCTGATTCCTTTATACTTTGTCTAAGAAACTTTATAAACCGCCGCGGAACCCCTATTCGCTTACGTAGCGATAatggaacaaattttatttcggctcaaaaaattttgaagaaagaaGATCGCATTCTAAATACGGATGAGTTAACTCACGAAGCCACTAAATACAACATCGAATGGATTTTTAATTGTCCATCAAATCCTAGCTCTGGTGGTTGCTGGGAAAGGCTCATCAGAATAATTAAACGCTTGTTGGCCAAGACATTAAAAGAAGAAAAACCACGACTGGAAACTTTACGAAGCGTTCTTATTGAATccgaaaatataataaatagccGGCCATTAACAGATATTCCAATATCCTCCGAAGACGATGGACCCATAACTCCTAATCACTTTCTTCTAGGTTGTCTTAATGCCACTCAGACACCAAGTGAGACAGAAGAACACATTTGTCTACGAAAGCAATGGAGAATTgcacaaaatctaaaaaaatcgaatgtGGAAAAGATGGGTTATTGA